The following coding sequences are from one Zalophus californianus isolate mZalCal1 chromosome 5, mZalCal1.pri.v2, whole genome shotgun sequence window:
- the LOC113928957 gene encoding ribosome production factor 2 homolog has translation MDFLDRVVKPKTKRAKRFLEKREPKLSENIKNAMLIKGGNANSMVTQVLKDVYALKKPYGVLYKKKNITRPFEDQTSLEFFSKKSNCSLFMFGSHNKRPNNLVIGRMYDYHVLDMIELGIEKFVSLKDIKNSKCPEGTKPMLIFAGYDFDVTEDYRRLKSLLIDFFRGPTVPNIRLAGVEYVLHFTALNGKIYFRSYKLLLKKSGCRTPRIELEEIGLSLDLVLRSTHLAPLASDDLYKLSMKMPKVLKPKKKKNVSHHTFGTTYGRIHMQKQDLSKLQTRKMKGLKK, from the exons ATGGACTTTTTGGATCGAGTTGTAAAGCCCAAAACGAAAAGAGCCAAGAGATTCCTTGAGAAGAGAGAACCGAAActcagtgaaaatattaaaaatgccaTGCTGATTAAagggggaaatgcaaattcaatgGTGACACAAGTACTTAAAGATGTGTATGCACTGAAAAAACCGTATGGAGttctgtataaaaagaaaaacattacaagaCCATTTGAGGATCAGACATCATTGgaattcttttcaaagaagtcaAATTGTTCTTTATTTATGTTTGGCTCCCATAATAAGCGGCCAAATAATCTAGTAATAGGTCGTATGTATGACTACCATGTGCTGGATATGATTGAGTTGGGTATCGAGAAGTTTGTCTCTCTAAAAGATATTAAGAATAGTAAATGTCCTGAGGGAACAAAACCCATGTTAATATTTGCTGGTTATGATTTTGATGTAACAGAAGACTACAGAAGGCTAAAAAGTCTTCTTATTGATTTCTTCAGAGGCCCCACAGTACCAAATATCCGCCTGGCTGGTGTAGAGTATGTTCTGCACTTCACTGCATTGAATGGGAAGATTTACTTTCGAAGTTATAAACTGCTGTTGAAGAAATCTGGTTGTAGAACACCAAGGATTGAATTGGAAGAGATAGGGCTCTCATTGGATCTGGTTCTGAGGAGCACACATCTG gcgcccctggcatcAGATGATCTTTATAAATTATCTATGAAAATGCCAAAAGTGCTCAagccaaagaagaagaaaaacgtCTCCCATCATACTTTTGGTACAACTTATGGAAGGATTCATATGCAGAAGCAAGACCTAAGCAAACTACAAACCAGGAAAATGAAAGGGTTGAAGAAGTGA